A genomic stretch from Algoriphagus halophilus includes:
- a CDS encoding solute:sodium symporter family transporter has protein sequence MTLTIISFLAFTAFVAFFSWYKLRKDHLDTQDGYFLGGKSLTGVVIAGSMLLTNISTEHLIGMNGSAYKNGFIIIAWEVTSAIALVIGALYFIPSFLRMGLTTIPQYLEYRFDKITRTLVALFLIVSFVVTLLPIVLYTGAINLESIFNVSETLQISQQEGLWVTVIVIGVIGSIYAIFGGLKAVAFSDSINGIGLFAGGLLVLGFALWDIGEGNMIAGLSKVYHAAPEKFNVIGAKDSVLPFETIFTGLMINQLYFWCMNQTIIQRAFGAQNLAEAQKGLLYTGVLKLFIPLIIILPGVIGFYYFGDSLYDNQDMIYPELIKKVLPVGLTGFFAAVVMGAVLSTFNSVLNSTATLFSLGIYKRHIKLEANEKELVWVGKLTSIVLAICAIMAAPLVAGAPDGLYQLLQQLNGIFFIPIASVIIAGLFLPRISALGAKAGLFVGLAFYILTVFILKVNIHFVHIWGIEFLLNMAVMFTVSYFSPNSNTFKPSDISPIELQPWKYAKLLGLVLVVLTILIYVWLGN, from the coding sequence ATGACCCTAACCATAATTTCCTTTTTGGCCTTCACGGCATTTGTAGCGTTTTTTTCTTGGTATAAACTCCGAAAAGATCATCTGGATACCCAGGATGGATATTTTTTAGGAGGGAAAAGTTTAACTGGAGTGGTCATTGCCGGATCCATGTTGTTGACCAATATATCTACGGAGCATCTCATAGGGATGAATGGATCTGCTTATAAGAATGGGTTTATTATCATCGCCTGGGAGGTCACTTCGGCCATTGCTTTAGTAATTGGAGCCCTGTACTTCATCCCAAGTTTTCTCCGAATGGGCTTGACCACCATTCCTCAATATTTGGAATACAGGTTTGATAAAATAACACGGACGCTGGTTGCATTATTTCTGATTGTCTCTTTTGTAGTGACTCTTTTACCTATTGTGTTGTATACGGGAGCCATCAACCTAGAAAGTATCTTTAATGTATCCGAAACCTTACAAATCAGTCAACAAGAAGGGCTGTGGGTTACGGTCATTGTGATTGGAGTGATTGGTTCTATATATGCGATTTTTGGAGGGCTTAAAGCTGTAGCATTTTCAGATTCCATCAATGGGATTGGCTTGTTTGCGGGAGGACTATTGGTATTAGGATTTGCACTGTGGGATATAGGAGAAGGGAACATGATTGCTGGTCTGAGTAAGGTGTACCATGCTGCTCCTGAAAAGTTCAATGTAATAGGAGCAAAGGACTCTGTGCTTCCTTTCGAAACGATATTTACCGGTTTGATGATCAACCAGCTTTATTTCTGGTGTATGAATCAAACGATCATTCAACGGGCCTTTGGAGCCCAAAATTTGGCAGAGGCTCAAAAAGGGTTGTTGTATACTGGTGTGCTAAAGCTGTTCATTCCCTTAATCATCATTTTACCAGGCGTGATAGGGTTTTACTATTTTGGAGATAGCCTTTATGACAATCAGGATATGATCTATCCGGAACTGATCAAAAAAGTGCTGCCTGTAGGGCTTACAGGCTTTTTTGCAGCAGTAGTGATGGGAGCGGTGTTGAGTACCTTCAATAGTGTTTTAAATAGTACTGCTACCTTATTCAGTTTGGGTATTTACAAGCGACATATTAAGCTGGAAGCCAATGAAAAAGAATTGGTTTGGGTAGGGAAGTTAACTTCCATTGTGTTGGCGATTTGCGCGATTATGGCAGCTCCTCTGGTTGCTGGAGCTCCAGATGGTCTTTATCAATTGCTACAGCAATTAAATGGGATCTTCTTCATCCCTATTGCCTCGGTCATTATAGCGGGGTTGTTTTTGCCTAGGATTTCGGCCTTAGGAGCAAAAGCGGGGTTATTTGTCGGTCTTGCTTTTTATATTTTAACTGTATTTATTCTGAAAGTGAATATACATTTTGTCCATATTTGGGGCATTGAATTTCTATTGAATATGGCGGTCATGTTTACGGTTTCCTATTTTTCTCCAAATAGCAACACCTTTAAACCTTCTGATATCAGCCCTATAGAATTGCAGCCCTGGAAATATGCGAAGCTACTTGGGTTGGTCCTAGTGGTCTTGACCATCTTGATTTATGTTTGGTTAGGTAATTAA
- a CDS encoding UDP-2,3-diacylglucosamine diphosphatase produces the protein MQVANLTIEPNGKKIFFASDFHLGAPNSKVSKTREQKIIRWLDSIQDQASAIFLVGDIFDFWFEYGKVIPKGFIPFISKISQLRDMNIPVYFFTGNHDLWMKDYFTEELGIPVYHDPIQIKVGSKTLMVGHGDGLGPGDNSYKFLKKVFVHPLSKWLFKWLHPDIGIAIAHAWSGHSRITNIEKDENRFLGDDEWLWAYCKEIEAESHHDYYIFGHRHLPLELEVATNATYFNLGEWVSQYTYLEFDGNSKPVLKSFEG, from the coding sequence ATGCAAGTAGCCAACCTAACCATCGAACCCAACGGAAAGAAGATCTTCTTTGCCTCGGATTTTCATTTAGGTGCACCCAATTCAAAGGTCAGCAAAACGCGAGAACAAAAAATCATTCGATGGCTGGATAGCATACAAGATCAGGCATCTGCCATTTTTTTGGTAGGTGATATTTTTGATTTTTGGTTCGAATATGGGAAAGTAATCCCCAAAGGATTTATTCCCTTCATTTCTAAGATCTCCCAATTACGAGACATGAATATTCCTGTGTATTTCTTTACAGGAAATCACGATCTATGGATGAAAGACTATTTTACAGAAGAATTGGGTATCCCTGTTTATCATGATCCTATTCAAATCAAAGTAGGCTCCAAGACCCTTATGGTCGGCCATGGTGACGGATTGGGACCAGGTGACAATTCCTATAAATTCTTAAAAAAGGTATTTGTCCATCCCTTATCCAAATGGCTTTTTAAATGGCTCCATCCAGACATTGGCATTGCTATCGCGCATGCCTGGTCAGGACATAGTCGAATTACCAATATTGAAAAAGATGAAAACCGCTTCTTAGGAGATGATGAATGGCTGTGGGCTTATTGTAAGGAAATTGAAGCAGAATCTCATCATGACTATTACATCTTTGGCCATCGACATTTGCCTCTGGAACTGGAAGTAGCAACCAACGCTACCTATTTCAATCTTGGGGAGTGGGTTAGTCAATATACTTATCTTGAATTTGACGGCAATTCCAAGCCTGTTTTAAAATCATTTGAAGGATGA
- a CDS encoding inositol oxygenase family protein gives MKDITPHQMEELWEEDLLQRYPENGKPEKAKEEFRNYEDPQRETVKEFYRINHLNQTYDFVLEKEQEFLKFDKREMTLWEAVEFLNTLVDDSDPDTDLDQTQHLLQTSEAIRADGHPDWFVLTGFLHDLGKVLCLFGEPQWCVVGDTFPVGCKHSYKIVYPEFFKENPDYHNPRFNTKFGVYEPNCGLDNVHMSWGHDEYIYQIMKDYLPEEGLAMLRYHSFYAQHRENAYSHLMNKDDHRLFEWVNKFNPYDLYSKAAVPPNVKELRPYYEDLASKYLPDTLKF, from the coding sequence ATGAAAGATATAACTCCACATCAAATGGAAGAACTCTGGGAAGAGGATCTTTTACAACGTTATCCTGAAAATGGAAAGCCTGAAAAAGCGAAAGAGGAGTTTAGAAATTACGAAGATCCCCAGCGGGAAACAGTGAAGGAATTTTACCGAATCAATCACCTGAACCAGACTTATGATTTTGTTTTGGAGAAGGAACAGGAGTTTTTAAAATTCGATAAAAGAGAGATGACGCTTTGGGAGGCCGTAGAGTTTCTAAATACTTTGGTGGATGATTCGGATCCAGATACGGATTTGGATCAAACACAACATCTACTACAGACCTCGGAGGCTATACGTGCAGATGGGCATCCTGATTGGTTTGTTTTGACAGGGTTTTTACATGATTTGGGTAAAGTACTCTGCTTGTTTGGTGAACCTCAATGGTGTGTGGTAGGCGATACTTTTCCGGTAGGTTGTAAACATTCTTACAAAATCGTTTACCCTGAATTTTTCAAGGAAAATCCAGATTACCACAACCCAAGGTTTAATACCAAATTCGGCGTATATGAACCTAATTGTGGTTTAGATAATGTCCATATGTCTTGGGGGCATGATGAATACATTTACCAAATCATGAAAGACTATTTGCCGGAGGAAGGCTTGGCTATGTTGAGATATCATAGTTTTTATGCCCAACACCGTGAAAATGCCTATAGTCATTTAATGAATAAGGACGATCACCGCTTGTTTGAATGGGTGAATAAATTCAATCCTTATGATTTGTATTCCAAGGCAGCTGTGCCTCCCAATGTGAAGGAATTGAGACCGTATTATGAGGATCTGGCTTCCAAATATTTGCCAGACACCTTAAAGTTCTAA